The Candidatus Poribacteria bacterium genome includes the window GTGTGGAGCGATGCCCGCAGCGATATTGGTGATATTTATATGTATCGTTTGAAATGAAGCGTTGGCTCATGTCAAAAGAAAGTGCAAAACATGCACAACGTGAAACATAATGCGTAATGTATATAAGGAAGTAATGGGGCACTAGTGCATTAGTTCAATCCCCTGACCCACAAGGCTCAAAAAAGACAGTGCAAAATGCAAAGAGAAACCGAGTTTTTGGGAGTAAGGAACAACGATCGTTCTTCCCCACAGTTGCTGTTGCACGATTTCTTAACATGAACCGAAGCATTAAATCAGAGATGCAATATCTATCGGTTCTCTATTTGCTTTAGAACTTTCTAAAGAGCAGCCTACCCTGTGTAATTGCTTATGCGTTTATGGTATATTATCTCAGATATCCACGGCAGCTACCGAGCTTTTCGTAATCTGCTACTGCACGCACAGTTAGTTGATGAGAACAATCAATGGATCGGTGGGGAGGCGCATCTGTTTCTCCTCGGAGATTATGTTACAAGCGGTCCCGATTCCAAGCAGGTAATCGATTTGATCCGATCGCTAGAATGTCAGGTTCCGGATCAGGTGATTGCGCTTCTTGGAAACCATGAACTCCTCCTCTTGCGCGCCATTCACGACAAGCACCATCGCCAAGAGTGGTTGGCAAATCCCGAACATTGGCAGACGATAGCTTCATGGGCGGGGGCAAACGAGGAATTGGACAATTCGCTGCAGTCCCTTCACATTGAGCCGCTTTCGACACAGACGATCGCAGAGATTTATCAGGCGGTCGCGAAATCCGATCCCGCTTCCGATTTGCTAATTGAACAAGCAACACAGCAGTGGCGGTTTAACCACCCTCACTTTACTTCGGATCTCTGGGAAGTGTGGTCGCTGTTTCTCCGTACTATTGAAGCGGATGGCACGTTGGAATGGATTGAGAAGTTGCCGGTTGCGCATCGGGCAAACGAGTGGGGATTATTCCACGCTGGACCGCCAATCGGGTTTGATGGTAACATCAACGACCTAAACAATCAGTTTGATGTTCTCCGCCAGGCGGGCAGCTTTGCACACCCGTTGTTAGTGTCTGACGGCTCGTTGAACAGTCCGGTTGGTACACGCCGCTGGTGGGAGGAGGTATCACAGGTGGAACTCCTACTCAATCGGTTTGAGATTGAACGGTGTGCTTTCGGGCATGATCCGAAGGCGATCGAACCGCGTGGAATAGTTGGAAGTGTTTGGGATAAGGCGGTGAGTACCGATCCGTATATGCGTGGAAACATCGAAGGCATGATTCGGATCCATGGCAGCTGTGTCGATGCCATTTATACGGATGCAGCGGTTTCGATTCTTCAGAACATCTACCCACAACGAACGTTTTTCACAGTAAACCGGTTAATCGGCTGATTCCTCGATATACCTAAAATTCAGCGGTTGAAAGGGAATCCTAATAATCTTTAGTGTGACTATATAATGATCGAAGTTGAAGCAAAATTTCAGGCAGAGTCGCCACAGGTGTTCAATCAGATTCGATTGCAGAAGCAGGTGGCGGGGTATACACTTTCGGATCACAGAAATACCCCGCAACAGGATACCTATCTCGACACAACCACCGGACTGCTTACACGAAATGGTGCTGCTTTGCGGATTAGGCAGAAGATTCTCACAGCCGGAGTCGTAGAGGAAAGGATACAACTCGTTACATTCAAAGCCCAAACCGAAGATATTTATACGTATACAGAACTCGAAATGCCGATTACCGACCAACAGGTGCAAGCACTCTTAAGTGGAAACCTTGAGAAGGTTCACGTTGAGGCCGTCGAAGTGGCTGTGAAACATCTGAAGGAAGAGAAGGTAGCTCCCATCTTGCACGTCGAAAATTGCCGTGAAACGTGGCACTTAAATGCGGAGGCGGGTGGTATCGAAGTTTGTCTTGATGAGGTACAGTATGTGAATATGGATAGAACAGAATCTGTTCAGGAGTATGGCGTCGAGTTAGAACTTAAAACCGGCGAACCTGCGTTCCTAGAACAGATTGCTGACGCATTATCTCAACAATACGATCTAATCCCGACCTTCCAATCGAAATATGAGCGAGGCGTAAGGCTCCTGAATGTGTTTGGCGTCAAGGCGGAGAATTAGAAAAAGGAAATTATCGATAATATGGCGAAGGCATTGACCGTCAAAGGTATTGCACCGAAAAAAAGTCTTGAGGAGTGCGCGCGCAGGATTATCACAACTCGGCTGCATGAGATGATGTCTTTCAAAGAGGGGGCGATTGATGGGACAGATATCGAGTACGTTCATGATATGCGGGTCGCTTCCCGACGGCTACGCGCTGCAATGCGAAACTTTGCGGATTGCTTTACCCGAAAAAAGAAGTTTCGTAGGCACCTCAAACGGGTCGAGCGGATTACAAGTAAGCTGGGAGACGTGCGCGATTTAGATGTGTTGATTGATCGCTTTCAAAAAGACCTAAAAACGATGCCCGAAGATGCACAGAGTGATGTTCAAAACTTAGTAAGACATCTCCAACGAGAACGGGAAGAGCGGCGGGTGCCGATGTTTAGGATGTTTGAAGAGTTGGACAAGAGTAACTTCGAGCGGAAGTTCTTGAAATTTTTCAAGGTATAGATATGGCAAAAGCATGGAAGGCAAAGGGGATTCAACCACAATCAAGCTATCGTTGGAATGCACAGGTTATCCTTGCTGTAAAGATCCAGGAAGTATACTCGTGGGTGGAATTTATTCGCGACCCGGATAAAATCAAAGAACTTCATAACCTGCGAATATCAATTAAGCGGCTGCGCTATTCGATGGAGTTTTTCGCCATCAACTATGGTGAGGAGTTTGAAGATTTCCTGAAGATACTGGCTGATTTGCAGGAACAACTGGGGGATATTCATGATTGCGATGTCGTCGAGATGGTTTTGACGGATTATTTGCAAAATCTCCCGAATCAAGGGGATTCAGAAACTGATGCGATTGGCATCAATGTCCTTCTGCTCCGCTACCGTGAGATGCGGAAGGCAAAGTATCAAGCGTTCTTGGAGCAATGGGATGCACTTGAGGAGGCAGATTTCAAGGGACAACTCCTTAGGGTTGTTACAGGTGAATCGGGAGCAGCAGCATCCTCCTAAGGAGCTAGGTCGAATTTAAGAAGCGAGCCACTTAGGTCAGGGCATAAAGGAGATATAGAAAATGGCGGTGAACGACGATTATGTTGTTGGGGTCGATATGGGAGGCACGAAGATTTTGGCTGCCGTAATTAACGGTAAGGGAGAAATTGTTCAGCAAGCCAAAACGGCAACAAAGCCAAAGAAAGGGCCGGATGAAGTAATTAAACGGATTGAGCGATGTATCGGAGAAGCGATTGACGGTGCTGAACTCAAACCTTCTCAGATTAGCGCAATAGGTATCGGATCACCGGGCCCACTCGATCCGGAGACAGGTGTCATCATCTTCGCGCCTAACCTTGGTTGGTCAAATGTGCCGCTCAAAGCGAAACTAGAAGCAAACCTTGGCATTCCTACCTTCGTTGATAATGATGTCAATGTGGGGACACTCGGTGAATATGCCTTCGGTGCCGGACAAGGGGAAAAAAATCTCGTCGGGATTTTCGTCGGCACCGGAATCGGCGGTGGTATCATCTTAGATGGAAAACTCTTTCACGGTGTCAACAAAACCGCGGGAGAAATCGGTCACATGATTGTGAAAGCGAACGGTCCCCGGTGTGGTTGCGGCAATTTCGGGTGTCTAGAGGCTGTTGCCAGCCGTACCGCAATTACTAAGAAACTTCAGAAAGCTATCCTGAAAAAAGGGAAGAAAAGCATACTCACCAAGCTGAATGGCGGCAAACTCGACCAAATTCGGAGTCAAGCCATTGCTAAAGCTGTCAAGCGCGGCGATAAGCCGACGATTAAAGTGATGCAACGCGCCGGGAAATATCTGGGAATTAGTGTCGCCTCGATTGTCCATTTCTTGAACCCTGAAATGGTTGTGCTCGGTGGGGGTGTTATCGAAGCGATGGGGGATAGTTTGTTAGATCCGATCCGCCAAGCGGCAGCTAAGTATGCTTTACCCACAACAATGGACGGTGTTCAGATTGTCGAAGCAACTCTTGGCGATAACGCGGGTGTG containing:
- a CDS encoding metallophosphoesterase, producing MRLWYIISDIHGSYRAFRNLLLHAQLVDENNQWIGGEAHLFLLGDYVTSGPDSKQVIDLIRSLECQVPDQVIALLGNHELLLLRAIHDKHHRQEWLANPEHWQTIASWAGANEELDNSLQSLHIEPLSTQTIAEIYQAVAKSDPASDLLIEQATQQWRFNHPHFTSDLWEVWSLFLRTIEADGTLEWIEKLPVAHRANEWGLFHAGPPIGFDGNINDLNNQFDVLRQAGSFAHPLLVSDGSLNSPVGTRRWWEEVSQVELLLNRFEIERCAFGHDPKAIEPRGIVGSVWDKAVSTDPYMRGNIEGMIRIHGSCVDAIYTDAAVSILQNIYPQRTFFTVNRLIG
- a CDS encoding CYTH domain-containing protein, with the translated sequence MIEVEAKFQAESPQVFNQIRLQKQVAGYTLSDHRNTPQQDTYLDTTTGLLTRNGAALRIRQKILTAGVVEERIQLVTFKAQTEDIYTYTELEMPITDQQVQALLSGNLEKVHVEAVEVAVKHLKEEKVAPILHVENCRETWHLNAEAGGIEVCLDEVQYVNMDRTESVQEYGVELELKTGEPAFLEQIADALSQQYDLIPTFQSKYERGVRLLNVFGVKAEN
- a CDS encoding CHAD domain-containing protein — translated: MAKALTVKGIAPKKSLEECARRIITTRLHEMMSFKEGAIDGTDIEYVHDMRVASRRLRAAMRNFADCFTRKKKFRRHLKRVERITSKLGDVRDLDVLIDRFQKDLKTMPEDAQSDVQNLVRHLQREREERRVPMFRMFEELDKSNFERKFLKFFKV
- a CDS encoding CHAD domain-containing protein, whose translation is MAKAWKAKGIQPQSSYRWNAQVILAVKIQEVYSWVEFIRDPDKIKELHNLRISIKRLRYSMEFFAINYGEEFEDFLKILADLQEQLGDIHDCDVVEMVLTDYLQNLPNQGDSETDAIGINVLLLRYREMRKAKYQAFLEQWDALEEADFKGQLLRVVTGESGAAASS
- a CDS encoding ROK family protein — encoded protein: MAVNDDYVVGVDMGGTKILAAVINGKGEIVQQAKTATKPKKGPDEVIKRIERCIGEAIDGAELKPSQISAIGIGSPGPLDPETGVIIFAPNLGWSNVPLKAKLEANLGIPTFVDNDVNVGTLGEYAFGAGQGEKNLVGIFVGTGIGGGIILDGKLFHGVNKTAGEIGHMIVKANGPRCGCGNFGCLEAVASRTAITKKLQKAILKKGKKSILTKLNGGKLDQIRSQAIAKAVKRGDKPTIKVMQRAGKYLGISVASIVHFLNPEMVVLGGGVIEAMGDSLLDPIRQAAAKYALPTTMDGVQIVEATLGDNAGVIGAAVLARQRLS